A portion of the Armatimonadota bacterium genome contains these proteins:
- a CDS encoding O-methyltransferase — MSELYNPGMMPYITGLLPARHPILIEMEERAEKDGFPIVGAASGQFCYMIAKMIGARSVFELGSGYGYSTAWFARAVRENGGGKVHHVVWHEDLSKDAQSYLDRLGYGDMVEYHFGEAVAYLKDQTGTFDLIFNDIDKEGYPGSIPLIKERLNPGGVLIVDNILWSGRVFDSEDQSDATVAIRKTAQIVFDDPEFAASIVPLRDGLLVARYQPK; from the coding sequence ATGTCCGAACTTTACAATCCAGGCATGATGCCGTACATAACGGGTCTTTTGCCGGCGCGACACCCCATATTGATCGAGATGGAGGAGCGGGCTGAGAAGGACGGTTTTCCCATTGTTGGCGCTGCGAGCGGTCAGTTCTGCTACATGATCGCTAAGATGATCGGCGCGCGGAGCGTTTTCGAGTTAGGTTCGGGCTATGGGTATAGCACGGCATGGTTCGCTCGGGCGGTGAGGGAGAACGGCGGGGGCAAGGTGCATCACGTCGTCTGGCACGAGGACTTGAGCAAGGATGCACAATCGTATCTGGATCGATTGGGCTATGGCGATATGGTCGAGTATCACTTTGGCGAAGCGGTCGCCTATCTGAAGGATCAGACTGGCACGTTCGACTTGATCTTCAACGATATCGACAAGGAGGGCTATCCGGGTTCGATTCCGCTCATCAAGGAGCGTCTCAATCCGGGCGGCGTTTTGATCGTCGACAACATCTTGTGGAGCGGGCGGGTTTTCGATTCGGAGGATCAGTCGGACGCGACGGTTGCTATACGAAAGACGGCCCAGATCGTGTTCGACGATCCCGAGTTTGCCGCGAGCATTGTGCCCTTGCGAGACGGATTGTTGGTGGCGCGGTATCAGCCCAAGTGA
- a CDS encoding potassium/proton antiporter, protein MPSLPFTLEQGLAVAGLLILGGVLASKASAKLGVPALLLFLGMGMLAGGDGPGGIHFDNAPLAGAVGTIALCIILFSGGLETDWKSVRPILAHGLSLATLGVVITAALVGFSAVYLLNISPVEGLLIGSIVASTDAAAVFGVLRARSIRIKGRLAPLLELESGLNDPMAVFLTIALTEMMLQPETNILALVPLFVQQMSIGAILGPLVGLAAVWLINRLRLEYVGLYYVATTALVITSFGLTASIGGSGFLAVYLTGLTMGRRNFLYKIGLVQFHEGLAWFMQITMFLIFGLQVFPRQLGEVAAAGVILSGVLILVARPIAVFVSLFGERSLRKRDKLFVSWTGLRGATPIILATIPMSYGLPEAQTLFHLVFFVVLTSVAIQGTLLGPIAKALDVIDNSPPNIPLKKVEKNLLEITLAPNSPAVGKQVVELNLPRSALIVLLVRGDDSYIPRGSTILQAGDAILLATRKEDQQELRSLFERKVY, encoded by the coding sequence ATGCCTTCGTTACCATTCACTCTAGAACAGGGATTGGCCGTAGCCGGTCTCCTGATTCTTGGCGGCGTGCTAGCAAGCAAGGCAAGCGCAAAATTGGGCGTACCCGCGCTCTTACTATTCTTGGGCATGGGCATGTTGGCCGGTGGCGACGGCCCAGGCGGCATCCACTTCGACAACGCTCCGCTTGCTGGTGCAGTGGGCACGATAGCCCTGTGCATTATTCTGTTCTCAGGCGGCCTTGAGACAGACTGGAAGTCGGTTAGGCCAATCCTAGCTCATGGTTTATCGCTTGCCACTTTAGGCGTTGTCATCACCGCCGCGCTGGTTGGTTTCTCTGCCGTCTACCTGCTCAACATCTCGCCCGTCGAAGGACTTCTCATCGGATCTATCGTCGCATCGACTGACGCCGCGGCGGTTTTTGGAGTCTTAAGGGCAAGAAGCATTCGTATCAAAGGACGACTGGCTCCTCTCCTAGAGCTTGAGTCCGGCTTAAACGATCCAATGGCAGTCTTCCTGACAATTGCCTTGACCGAGATGATGCTTCAGCCAGAAACGAACATCCTCGCACTAGTGCCTCTCTTCGTTCAGCAAATGAGTATCGGAGCCATTCTTGGACCGTTGGTCGGTCTGGCCGCCGTTTGGTTGATCAACCGCCTAAGGCTCGAGTACGTCGGTCTATACTACGTGGCGACTACCGCTCTCGTCATCACATCGTTCGGACTAACGGCCTCGATCGGCGGAAGCGGTTTTCTGGCCGTCTACCTGACCGGCCTCACGATGGGAAGACGCAATTTCCTTTACAAAATCGGTCTAGTCCAGTTTCACGAAGGCCTCGCCTGGTTCATGCAGATCACGATGTTCTTGATCTTTGGACTTCAGGTCTTCCCAAGACAATTAGGAGAAGTTGCGGCCGCTGGCGTGATTTTGTCAGGCGTGCTGATCCTTGTCGCTAGACCTATTGCGGTATTCGTTTCCCTGTTTGGCGAAAGGTCCCTGCGAAAGCGCGATAAGCTCTTCGTCTCCTGGACAGGACTCCGGGGCGCCACACCCATCATTCTCGCTACCATTCCGATGTCCTATGGATTGCCGGAAGCGCAGACCCTCTTTCACCTCGTCTTCTTCGTAGTCTTGACTTCCGTTGCGATTCAAGGGACCCTGCTCGGCCCAATCGCCAAAGCCTTGGACGTCATAGACAATTCGCCACCCAATATCCCCCTCAAAAAAGTTGAAAAGAACCTTCTTGAAATCACCCTGGCGCCCAACTCTCCTGCTGTTGGTAAACAGGTGGTCGAACTGAATCTTCCCCGTTCGGCGCTCATCGTCCTGCTTGTTCGCGGCGATGATTCCTACATTCCCCGCGGATCCACTATCCTTCAGGCGGGAGACGCTATCCTCTTGGCGACTCGAAAGGAAGACCAGCAAGAACTTCGCTCGCTGTTCGAAAGAAAGGTATATTGA
- a CDS encoding P-II family nitrogen regulator: MKRIQAVIRPIRFEAVKVALEEIGVHGLSVIEARGFGRQQGHTEKYRGSAYAVNLLPKIVLEIVARDDQVDETLKAIVDAAQTGEIGDGKIFVSDVEEAIRIRTGERGEAAL, from the coding sequence GTGAAACGGATTCAAGCGGTTATCCGGCCGATTCGGTTTGAAGCGGTGAAGGTTGCGCTCGAGGAGATCGGCGTCCACGGTCTGTCGGTGATCGAGGCGCGGGGATTTGGCCGCCAGCAGGGGCACACGGAGAAGTATCGCGGCAGCGCGTATGCGGTGAATCTGTTGCCCAAGATCGTCTTAGAGATTGTTGCGCGCGACGACCAGGTCGATGAGACGCTGAAGGCGATCGTAGACGCGGCTCAGACCGGCGAGATCGGCGACGGCAAGATCTTTGTCAGCGATGTGGAGGAGGCTATCCGCATTCGCACCGGCGAGCGCGGCGAAGCGGCGCTTTAG